A single region of the Kwoniella botswanensis chromosome 1, complete sequence genome encodes:
- a CDS encoding arginase has product MSILPRLTSSVRPSLSGPIRRTAALRSYHIQSKPSAEKGRTEPQYQYKFLEGNPTVGIVGCPFSGGQGRTGVDLAPNKLISAGLVEQLSSLGWEVHYNSQEKFIDIPYNPIPTSSPSAPENGTEINERSGKKVQRLPDEDIGKMKKPRLVSAVNREVSKEVEEIAKKGWLPLTLGGDHSLAMGTVSGTKAKYPDACLIWVDAHADINTPDTTDSGNLHGCPVSFLLGLEGTDVAPFNEWLKPCLKPEEIVYIGLRDVDGPEKEILKKHGIKAFSMHHVDKFGIGKVVEMALDHVNPDRSKPIHLSYDVDALDPMVAPSTGTPVRGGLTFREGHYITEALAETGCLVSVDIMEVNPSLLDPSSVEKTVAAGCSLARASLGETLL; this is encoded by the exons ATGTCCATCTTACCTCGACTGACATCGTCTGTCCGACCATCCCTCTCCGGTCCCATACGGAGAACAGCGGCTCTGAGATCATATCACATACAGTCAAAACCATCTGCTGAGAAGGGAAGGACAGAACCGCAATACCAGTATAAATTCCTGGAAGGGAATCCAACAGTTGGC ATCGTAGGATGTCCGTTTAG CGGTGGTCAAGGACGTACCGGCGTAGATCTCGCACCCAACAAACTAATCTCCGCAGGACTAGTCGAGCAATTATCCTCATTAGGCTGGGAAGTACATTACAACTCTCAAGAGAAATTCATTGATATACCTTACAACCCTATCCCgacatcttctccatctgcTCCTGAGAATGGTACGGAAATTAACGAAAGGAGTGGAAAGAAAGTACAGAGattacctgatgaagatattgggaagatgaagaagccCCGGTTGGTATCTGCTGTCAATCGGGAGGTGTCAAAGGAAGTTGAGGAGATTGCTAAGAAGGGTTGGTTGCCTTTGACTTTGGGTGGGGATCACAGCTTG GCAATGGGTACGGTGTCAGGAACCAAAGCGAAATACCCAGACGCATGTCTTATATGG GTTGACGCTCATGCCGATATCAATACCCCCGATACAACTGATTCTGGTAACCTACATGGCTGTCCGGTGTCCTTCCTGCTCGGATTGGAGGGAACAGACGTAGCTCCTTTCAACGAATGGTTGAAACCTTGCTTGAAACCTGAAGAGAT CGTTTACATAGGTCTTCGTGATGTCGATGGACCAGAAAAGGAAATACTGAAGAAACACGGTATAAAAGCTTTTTCGATGCATCATGTGGATAAATTCGGTATCGGAAAAGTAGTGGAAATGGCTTTGGATCACGTTAATCCCGATAGGTCGAAACCTATTCATCTGAGTTATGATGTAGATGCGTTGGATCCTATGGTCGCCCCCA GTACCGGTACCCCTGTCCGAGGAGGACTGACATTCAGAGAGG GTCACTATATAACGGAAGCTTTAGCTGAGACTGGTTGTTTGGTCTCTGTCGATATTATG GAAGTCAACCCATCCCTACTCGATCCCAGCTCGGTTGAGAAGACCGTGGCAGCTGGATGTTCGTTAGCTCGAGCGTCGTTAGGAGAGACTCTCCTGTAA
- a CDS encoding T-complex protein 1 subunit delta, with protein MAAATASAPVGISDSSFTDKGKPTEVRLSNMNAAKAVADAVRTSLGPKGMDKMIQTSTGEVVITNDGATILKHMAVLHPAARMLVELSQAQDIEAGDGTTSVVVLAGSLLSAAEKLLNQGIHPTTVAQSFQKAASKAVEFLDEMSIPVDLNDRESLLKAARTSLNSKIVSQYSSTLAPIAVSAVTRLVSSSSHNVDLRDIRIVKKVGGTIEDTELVEGLALNQIAMSNAGGPTRMEKAKIGLIQFQLSSPKPDMDNQIVVNDYRQMDKILKEERQYLLNLCKRIKKTGCNVLLIQKSILRDAVTDLSLHFLAKLKILVIKDIERDEIDFIAKSTGSKPVADIEAFTEDKLGYAELVEETSQAGAKVVKVTGVKNPGKTVSVVCTGANDLVLEESERSLHDALCVVRCLVKKRALIAGGGAPEINVSRLLTEYAHTLKGKEAYCFQAFAEALEIIPTTLAENAGLNPIAIVTELRNKHALGDKNAGINVKKGIISNILEENVVQPLLVSTSALELATETVALILRIDDIQVS; from the exons ATGGCCGCCGCAACCGCTTCTGCCCCCGTGGGCATCTCTGACAGCTCCTTCACCGACAAA GGAAAACCAACCGAAGTTCGACTGTCAAACATGAACGCTgccaaag CCGTTGCTGATGCCGTTCGAACAAGTTTGGGTCCAAAAGGAATGGATAAGATG ATCCAAACCTCGACTGGCGAAGTGGTCATCACCAATGACGGAGCTACCATTTTGAAGCATATGGCCGTATTGCATCCTGCCGCTAGaatg CTGGTTGAGCTATCACAAGCTCAAGACATAGAAGCTGGAGATGGAACTACTAGTGTGGTTGTACTTGCCGGTAGTCTATTATCTGCGGCTGAGAAGCTTCTCAACCAAG GTATCCACCCCACTACCGTCGCTCAATCGTTCCAAAAAGCCGCTTCCAAAGCTGTGGAGTTCTTGGACGAAATGAGTATCCCAGTAGATCTCAACGATAGGGAAAGCTTGTTAAAAGCTGCTAGAACAAGTTTGAATTCCAAG ATCGTCTCACAATACTCTTCCACCCTTGCTCCTATCGCCGTCTCAGCCGTCACCAGACTtgtctcatcctcatcccataATGTGGATTTAAGGGATATCAGGATAGTAAAGAAAGTTGGCGGTACAATTGAAGATACGGAATTAGTAGAGGGATTGGCACTGAACCAAATTGCTATGAGTAATGCTGGTGGACCAACAAGGATGGAGAAAGCTAAGATCGGTTTgatccaattccaactctCGAGTCCCAAACCCGAT ATGGACAATCAAATTGTTGTCAACGATTATAGACAAATGGACAAAATTCTCAAAGAAGAACGACAATATCTCCTCAACTTATGTAAACGAATCAAGAAAACAGGATGTAATGTTCTCCTAATTCAAAAATCAATCTTGAGAGATGCCGTAACGGATCTATCATTACATTTCTTAGCCAAATTGAAAATCTTAGTTATAAAAGATATCGAAAGggatgaaattgatttcATAGCGAAATCAACTGGTTCAAAACCCGTTGCGGATATCGAAGCCTTCACAGAGGATAAATTGGGTTATGCGGAATTAGTCGAAGAGACCAGTCAAGCTGGTGCAAAGGTCGTTAAAGTTACTGGAGTGAAGAACCCCGGTAAAACCGTTAGTGTCGTATGTACAGGTGCGAACGATTTGGTTCTGGAAGAATCGGAAAGGTCGTTGCATGATGCTCTGTGTGTCGTTAGATGTTTGGTaaagaagag AGCTTTGATCGCAGGTGGTGGTGCCCCCGAAATCAATGTATCAAGACTTCTGACCGAATACGCTCACACGTTAAAAGGAAAGGAAGCATACTGTTTCCAGGCTTTCGCCGAAGCACTCGAAATTATACCTACCACTTTAGCTGAAAACGCAGGTTTGAACCCTATTGCCATCGTGACCGAATTGAGGAACAAACATGCTCTGGGAGATAAGAATGCTGGTATAaatgtgaagaag GGTATCATCTCGAATATCCTTGAGGAGAACGTAGTACAGCCATTACTCGTTTCGACAAGTGCGTTGGAGTTGGCAACGGAGACAGTAGCATTGATCTTGAGGATCGATGATATTCAAGTGAGCTAA